One genomic region from Pseudomonas hormoni encodes:
- a CDS encoding DUF4410 domain-containing protein → MKNPKFLFSVSCLLAVSLLSGCAASVKGGGTGTLAIQESAKQNLVVNFKGNDKVRQNEDWPLLQRDWNEALQAEAARAGYGLTETQALSPGNKDGVGITINVSNFRYLTPGARYGAGIMVGNAWVNSSADFSDLKSGSLIGTRTYDTSSSAWEGVMSAMTKKQVQAIAQQIISDIKNAKAK, encoded by the coding sequence ATGAAAAATCCAAAATTTCTGTTCTCCGTTTCATGCCTGCTGGCCGTATCACTCCTGAGCGGTTGCGCGGCGTCGGTGAAAGGTGGCGGCACGGGAACGCTGGCGATCCAGGAATCTGCCAAGCAAAACCTGGTGGTCAATTTCAAGGGGAACGACAAGGTCCGGCAGAATGAGGACTGGCCGCTTTTGCAACGTGACTGGAATGAAGCCCTGCAGGCTGAAGCTGCGCGCGCGGGTTATGGCCTGACAGAGACTCAGGCCTTGAGCCCGGGCAATAAGGATGGCGTCGGCATCACCATTAACGTGAGCAACTTCCGCTATCTGACGCCGGGTGCACGCTATGGCGCTGGCATTATGGTGGGCAACGCCTGGGTCAATTCAAGTGCAGACTTTTCTGACTTGAAATCGGGGAGCCTGATAGGAACCCGGACCTATGACACCTCGTCGTCGGCATGGGAGGGCGTTATGTCGGCCATGACCAAAAAACAGGTTCAGGCGATTGCGCAGCAGATCATCAGCGACATCAAGAACGCGAAGGCCAAGTGA
- a CDS encoding winged helix-turn-helix transcriptional regulator — protein MKTLNRLPGLPIERTLAILSGRWKAVILHVLLDGPQRTCGLEKRIVGVSQKVLIEQLRALEEHGMVTRQPSAEDRQGIEYLLTPLGESLRSILDSLIEWGVHHATELDELDRLLPCDAVVRSYL, from the coding sequence ATGAAGACCCTCAATAGACTTCCAGGTTTGCCGATCGAGCGGACGCTGGCAATCCTCTCCGGGCGCTGGAAGGCGGTCATCCTTCATGTGCTGCTGGACGGTCCGCAACGCACCTGTGGCCTGGAGAAGCGCATTGTCGGCGTCTCACAGAAGGTATTGATCGAGCAACTCCGAGCGCTTGAGGAACATGGCATGGTGACCCGGCAACCCAGTGCCGAGGATCGTCAGGGGATCGAATACCTGCTCACCCCGCTTGGCGAAAGCCTGCGGAGCATTCTGGATTCTTTGATCGAGTGGGGTGTCCATCACGCCACGGAGCTCGACGAGCTCGATAGGCTGCTGCCATGTGATGCGGTTGTTCGCAGTTACTTATAG
- a CDS encoding alkene reductase, giving the protein MIDLFDSQLVGGTVLLKNRIVMAPMTRTRTSDGDVPNELMATYYGQRASAGLIVAEATDVAPSSNGYAMTPGIYTDAQRQGWRLVTDQVHRNGGTIFLQLWHVGRMAHSSLMPNGEAPWGVTEERAESQVFAHGPDGKLDPIPAGKPRRLRTDEVFALINTFTQRCVQSREAGFDGVEIHGANGYLFEQFMNSVLNTRTDCFGGSSVENRTRFLLEVVEAAVRALGPGRVGVRLSPFGKFNGIPADPRTEETLLYVAERLGRLGVAYLHLVYELMPEANMEVAQFKANYLDHALLRKIRKAFSGAIIWCGGFTDRKSAQDALDTGLVDLIGFGRPYIANPDLAERLKHGWPIAEADRSTYYTRRGGTGYTDFPAFAMVRAACGAV; this is encoded by the coding sequence ATGATAGACCTGTTTGATTCTCAATTGGTTGGCGGCACCGTTCTGCTGAAGAACCGTATTGTCATGGCGCCCATGACTCGCACGCGGACGTCCGATGGCGACGTCCCGAACGAGTTGATGGCCACCTACTATGGGCAGCGAGCCAGTGCCGGCCTGATCGTGGCCGAGGCAACCGACGTTGCTCCGTCCAGCAACGGCTACGCGATGACCCCCGGCATTTACACGGATGCTCAGCGGCAGGGCTGGCGTTTGGTGACCGATCAGGTTCACCGCAATGGCGGCACGATATTTTTGCAGTTATGGCACGTCGGCAGGATGGCCCATTCATCGCTCATGCCGAACGGCGAGGCGCCTTGGGGTGTGACCGAGGAAAGGGCTGAGTCGCAGGTGTTTGCCCACGGCCCGGACGGTAAGCTGGACCCTATCCCCGCAGGCAAGCCCAGGCGCTTGAGGACGGATGAGGTGTTTGCGTTGATCAACACCTTTACCCAAAGATGCGTCCAGTCTCGCGAGGCTGGATTTGACGGCGTCGAAATCCACGGAGCCAACGGCTATTTGTTCGAGCAGTTCATGAACTCGGTACTCAATACGCGCACCGATTGCTTCGGAGGCAGTAGCGTTGAAAACCGTACACGGTTCCTGTTGGAAGTCGTTGAAGCGGCGGTACGTGCGTTGGGACCGGGACGCGTGGGTGTCCGCCTGTCCCCGTTTGGCAAGTTCAACGGTATTCCGGCGGACCCTCGCACTGAGGAAACCTTGCTGTACGTTGCCGAGCGTCTAGGGCGTTTAGGTGTCGCGTATCTGCACCTGGTCTATGAACTGATGCCTGAGGCGAACATGGAGGTCGCCCAGTTCAAAGCCAATTATCTCGACCACGCTTTGCTCAGGAAAATACGGAAGGCGTTTTCTGGCGCAATCATCTGGTGCGGCGGTTTCACTGACCGCAAGAGCGCGCAGGATGCGCTGGACACAGGGTTGGTGGACCTGATCGGTTTCGGCAGGCCGTATATTGCAAACCCGGATCTGGCTGAGCGTCTCAAGCACGGCTGGCCGATAGCCGAAGCGGACCGATCAACTTACTACACTCGACGCGGTGGAACGGGTTACACGGACTTCCCGGCGTTCGCGATGGTTCGTGCTGCGTGCGGCGCAGTCTGA
- a CDS encoding FAD-binding and (Fe-S)-binding domain-containing protein, translating to MTLPAAFLRDAQKLIPQERRFDDPLSTLAFGTDASFYRLIPKLVIRVESEDEVVALLGLAQRDQVPVTFRAAGTSLSGQAISDSVLIVLGDNWNGREIRGQGTQIRLQPGVIGAQANAWLAPFGRKIGPDPASINACKIGGIVANNASGMCCGTAQNTYHTLAGIRLVLADGSRLDTEDAASVAAFRESHATVLDRLATLGRETRANSELAAKIRHKYRLKNTTGLSLNALVDFDEPVDILSHLLVGSEGTLGFISAVTYDTVIDHPNKASALIVFPDVETCCNAVTVLKSQPVSAVELLDRRSLRSVQNKPGMPAFVQHLSNNACALLIESRAASSTLLHEQLAQIMASLASFPVEKQVDFTEDPVENARLWAIRKDTFPAVGAVRKTGTTVIIEDVTFPVEQLAIGVNRLIELFDKHHYDEAILFGHALEGNLHFVFTQGFNNPEEVARYQAFMDDVAQLVAVEFGGSLKAEHGTGRNMAPFVELEWGSDAYQLMWQLKRLLDPNGILNPDVVLSDDPQIHLKHLKPLPAADEIVDKCIECGFCEPVCPSKGLTLSPRQRIVIWRDIQAKKRAGVDTTELEAAYEYQGIDTCAATGLCAQRCPVGINTGELVKKLRSRKATHTKTANWLEGNFATALQGARFTLHVANGARMLLGAPRLAKLSATLTKLSKGQVPQWTNAMPQPEKAIRFSPTVTDARPRVVYLAACVSRVMGPAAGDKEQMSLYDKTRGLLEKAGYQVVFPDNQDSLCCGQPFASKGYAEQAEHKRQELIGALLHASRGGLDPIYCDTSPCTLRLVQDLGDVRLDLYDPVRFIRTHLMDRLEFTPQEAPIAVHVTCSTQHLGESQALIDLARKCSKTVVIPEGIHCCGFAGDKGFTTPELNAHSLRTLKDAVQQCSEGISTSRTCEIGLTQHGGIDYHGLVYLVDRVTRARAL from the coding sequence ATGACTCTACCGGCCGCTTTCCTGCGAGATGCACAGAAACTGATCCCCCAAGAGCGGCGTTTCGACGATCCACTGTCGACATTGGCCTTCGGTACCGACGCCAGTTTCTACCGGCTGATTCCGAAACTGGTGATCCGCGTCGAATCCGAAGACGAAGTGGTGGCACTGCTCGGACTGGCGCAACGGGATCAAGTCCCGGTGACCTTCCGCGCCGCAGGCACCAGCCTGTCCGGCCAGGCCATCAGCGATTCGGTGCTGATCGTGCTTGGGGATAACTGGAACGGTCGCGAGATCCGCGGCCAGGGCACGCAAATCCGCCTGCAACCGGGCGTGATCGGCGCGCAGGCCAATGCGTGGCTGGCACCGTTCGGGCGCAAGATCGGTCCGGACCCCGCCTCGATCAACGCCTGCAAAATCGGTGGCATTGTCGCCAACAATGCCAGCGGCATGTGCTGCGGCACGGCGCAAAACACCTATCACACGCTGGCCGGTATTCGCCTGGTGCTCGCCGACGGCAGCCGCCTCGATACCGAAGATGCGGCGAGTGTCGCGGCGTTTCGCGAGAGTCACGCAACGGTGCTTGATCGTCTGGCGACACTGGGTCGCGAGACCCGCGCCAATTCCGAACTGGCCGCAAAAATCCGCCACAAGTATCGTCTGAAAAATACCACCGGCCTGTCACTCAACGCCCTGGTGGATTTCGATGAGCCTGTGGATATCTTGAGCCACTTGCTGGTGGGTTCCGAAGGCACGCTCGGGTTCATCAGTGCAGTGACTTACGACACCGTGATCGACCACCCGAACAAAGCGTCGGCGCTGATTGTGTTCCCGGATGTGGAAACCTGCTGCAACGCCGTCACCGTACTGAAAAGCCAACCGGTGTCGGCCGTGGAACTGTTGGACCGCCGCAGTCTGCGCTCGGTGCAGAACAAACCCGGCATGCCTGCTTTCGTACAGCATCTGTCGAACAATGCCTGCGCCCTGCTGATCGAATCTCGCGCAGCGTCATCCACTTTGCTGCATGAGCAACTGGCGCAAATCATGGCGTCGCTGGCCTCATTCCCGGTGGAGAAACAGGTCGACTTCACCGAAGACCCAGTCGAAAACGCCCGCCTCTGGGCGATTCGCAAGGACACCTTTCCCGCCGTTGGTGCGGTGCGCAAAACCGGCACCACGGTGATCATCGAAGACGTGACCTTCCCGGTGGAACAACTGGCCATCGGCGTAAACCGTCTGATCGAGCTGTTCGACAAACATCACTACGACGAAGCGATCCTTTTCGGGCACGCCCTGGAAGGCAATCTGCACTTTGTCTTCACCCAGGGCTTCAACAACCCGGAAGAAGTCGCACGCTATCAGGCGTTCATGGATGACGTCGCGCAATTGGTCGCCGTGGAATTCGGCGGTTCGCTGAAGGCCGAGCACGGTACCGGCCGCAACATGGCGCCCTTCGTCGAACTGGAATGGGGCAGCGATGCCTACCAGTTGATGTGGCAGCTCAAACGCCTGCTCGACCCTAACGGCATTCTCAATCCCGACGTGGTGCTCAGCGACGATCCGCAGATCCACTTGAAGCATCTGAAACCGCTGCCGGCCGCCGACGAGATTGTGGACAAGTGCATCGAGTGCGGTTTCTGCGAGCCAGTTTGCCCCTCGAAAGGCCTGACCCTGAGCCCGCGCCAGCGCATCGTGATCTGGCGAGACATTCAGGCGAAAAAACGCGCCGGCGTGGACACCACTGAACTCGAAGCCGCTTACGAATACCAAGGCATCGACACCTGCGCCGCCACCGGGTTGTGCGCCCAGCGTTGCCCTGTAGGAATCAACACCGGCGAGTTGGTGAAAAAGCTCCGAAGCCGTAAGGCGACGCATACGAAAACTGCCAACTGGCTTGAAGGCAATTTCGCCACCGCGTTGCAAGGCGCACGTTTCACCCTGCACGTGGCCAACGGTGCGCGGATGCTGCTGGGGGCGCCACGTTTGGCGAAGCTTTCGGCAACGCTGACCAAGCTGTCCAAAGGTCAGGTCCCGCAATGGACCAACGCCATGCCACAGCCAGAAAAGGCCATTCGCTTCAGCCCGACCGTGACGGATGCGCGTCCGCGAGTGGTGTACCTGGCAGCCTGCGTCTCGCGGGTGATGGGGCCTGCGGCCGGTGATAAAGAACAAATGTCGCTGTACGACAAAACCCGTGGCTTGCTGGAAAAAGCCGGTTATCAGGTCGTCTTTCCGGACAATCAGGACAGCCTTTGCTGCGGTCAGCCGTTCGCCTCCAAGGGCTACGCCGAGCAAGCCGAACACAAACGCCAGGAGCTGATCGGCGCGTTGCTGCACGCCAGCCGTGGCGGGCTCGATCCGATTTACTGCGACACCAGCCCCTGCACGCTGCGTCTGGTTCAGGACCTGGGTGATGTTCGACTGGATCTGTACGATCCGGTGCGTTTCATCCGTACGCATTTGATGGACAGGCTCGAATTCACGCCGCAGGAAGCGCCAATCGCGGTGCACGTTACGTGCAGCACACAGCACCTGGGGGAAAGTCAGGCGCTGATCGATCTGGCGCGCAAGTGCAGCAAAACCGTGGTCATTCCCGAAGGTATTCACTGCTGTGGATTTGCCGGCGACAAGGGCTTTACCACGCCGGAGCTGAACGCCCATTCGCTGCGCACGCTCAAGGATGCGGTGCAACAGTGCAGCGAGGGGATTTCGACCAGCCGCACCTGTGAGATCGGTCTGACGCAACACGGTGGAATTGACTACCACGGGCTGGTCTATCTTGTGGATCGGGTAACTCGGGCAAGGGCCCTCTGA
- a CDS encoding LutC/YkgG family protein, which produces MSAKQNILAKLRNSLTGTTPVPDEFDVELVTAPYTYAPEQRIPQLRKLMEAVHTEIHLTSAEAWPSLLAQLLRDRQLPSLLIAPTTPHGQRVSQHWAKNPGLPTLKSYDRPVEEWKVELFNDTPASLTTTLGAIAATGSLILWPTREEPRLMSLVPPVHFALLKASEIRDNFYQVQQEFNWAQGMPTNALLVSGPSKTADIEQVLAYGAHGPKDLVVLILEDQ; this is translated from the coding sequence ATGAGCGCCAAACAAAATATCCTCGCCAAGTTACGGAATAGTCTGACCGGCACCACGCCCGTGCCTGACGAATTCGACGTCGAACTGGTGACAGCGCCCTACACCTACGCGCCCGAGCAACGCATTCCGCAATTGCGCAAACTGATGGAAGCGGTGCACACGGAAATCCACCTGACGTCCGCCGAAGCCTGGCCTTCGTTGCTGGCTCAGTTGCTGCGGGATCGTCAGTTGCCGAGCCTGTTGATCGCGCCGACGACGCCGCACGGTCAACGTGTCTCTCAGCACTGGGCAAAAAATCCTGGTCTGCCGACGCTTAAGTCCTACGACCGTCCGGTGGAAGAGTGGAAAGTCGAGCTGTTTAACGACACCCCGGCCAGCCTCACCACCACCCTCGGCGCAATCGCCGCCACAGGTAGTCTGATTCTCTGGCCGACGCGGGAAGAACCCCGCCTGATGAGCCTGGTGCCGCCGGTGCATTTCGCGCTGCTCAAGGCCAGTGAAATCCGCGACAACTTCTATCAGGTGCAACAGGAATTCAACTGGGCGCAAGGCATGCCGACCAACGCGCTGTTGGTCTCCGGCCCGTCGAAGACCGCCGACATCGAGCAGGTCCTGGCCTACGGCGCTCACGGCCCGAAAGACCTGGTGGTTTTGATCCTGGAGGACCAATGA
- a CDS encoding LutB/LldF family L-lactate oxidation iron-sulfur protein — protein MNASAIIPTVAVEEDFRTRAHTALGDKQLRNNFRTAMDSLMTKRATSFSDAHEREHLRALGNAVRARALSKLPDLLEQLEQNLTRNGVTVHWAETVDEANGIVLSIIRAHEGRQVIKGKSMVSEEMEMNHFLAERGIECLESDMGEYIVQLDHEKPSHIIMPAIHKNAGQVASLFHDKLGVEYTKDVDQLIQIGRKVLRQKFFEADIGVSGVNFAVAETGTLLLVENEGNGRMTTTVPPVHIAVTGIEKVVENLRDVVPLLSLLTRSALGQPITTYVNMISGPRKAQELDGPQEVHLVLLDNGRSQAFADSELRQTLNCIRCGACMNHCPVYTRIGGHAYGEVYPGPIGKIITPHMVGLANVPDHPSASSLCGACGEVCPVKIPIPALLRRLREENVKAPDSPHQVMRGQGSKYSRKERFIWNAWAKLNSSPTLYRLFGFFATRLRALAPSNVGPWTQNHSAPKPAARSLHDMAREHLAKQGER, from the coding sequence ATGAACGCTTCCGCGATTATTCCTACGGTTGCCGTAGAAGAAGACTTTCGCACCCGGGCTCACACGGCGCTGGGTGACAAGCAATTGCGAAACAACTTTCGCACTGCGATGGATTCACTGATGACAAAACGGGCAACGTCCTTCAGCGATGCCCATGAAAGAGAACATTTGCGAGCGCTGGGCAATGCTGTCCGCGCCCGTGCGTTATCGAAGTTGCCCGACCTGCTCGAGCAGCTTGAACAGAACCTGACCCGCAACGGTGTGACAGTGCACTGGGCGGAAACGGTGGACGAGGCCAATGGCATCGTCCTTTCGATCATCCGCGCTCACGAGGGGCGGCAAGTGATCAAGGGCAAATCGATGGTCAGCGAAGAAATGGAGATGAACCATTTCCTCGCTGAACGTGGCATTGAATGTCTGGAATCGGACATGGGCGAGTACATCGTCCAGCTCGACCACGAGAAGCCTTCACACATTATTATGCCGGCGATCCACAAGAATGCCGGTCAGGTCGCGTCCTTGTTCCACGACAAACTTGGCGTGGAGTACACCAAGGACGTTGACCAACTCATTCAGATCGGTCGCAAAGTCTTGCGACAGAAATTCTTCGAAGCGGACATCGGCGTCTCCGGCGTCAACTTCGCCGTGGCCGAAACCGGCACCCTGCTGCTGGTGGAAAACGAAGGCAACGGCCGCATGACCACCACGGTGCCGCCGGTGCACATCGCTGTCACCGGCATCGAAAAAGTCGTGGAAAACCTGCGTGACGTGGTGCCGCTGTTGTCGCTGCTGACCCGCTCGGCCCTTGGCCAGCCGATCACCACCTACGTCAACATGATCTCCGGCCCGCGCAAGGCCCAGGAACTCGACGGCCCGCAGGAAGTGCATCTGGTGTTGCTGGACAACGGTCGCAGCCAGGCCTTCGCTGACAGTGAATTGCGCCAGACCCTGAACTGCATTCGCTGCGGCGCCTGTATGAATCATTGCCCGGTCTACACTCGAATCGGCGGTCACGCCTATGGGGAGGTTTACCCTGGGCCTATCGGAAAAATCATCACCCCGCACATGGTCGGTCTGGCGAACGTCCCGGACCATCCGAGCGCGTCGTCGCTGTGCGGTGCCTGCGGTGAAGTCTGCCCGGTAAAAATCCCTATCCCTGCGTTACTTCGCCGCCTGCGGGAAGAGAACGTCAAAGCCCCGGACAGTCCGCATCAAGTCATGCGCGGCCAGGGCAGCAAGTATTCGCGCAAGGAACGCTTTATCTGGAATGCCTGGGCGAAGCTCAACAGCTCGCCGACGCTGTATCGGCTGTTCGGCTTTTTCGCCACACGCCTGCGCGCCCTCGCCCCGAGTAACGTCGGCCCGTGGACGCAAAACCACAGCGCCCCGAAACCCGCTGCCCGCTCACTGCACGACATGGCCCGCGAGCATCTGGCCAAACAGGGAGAACGCTGA
- a CDS encoding (Fe-S)-binding protein — translation MSELFYNAVPNATRVAPPLPEPRQYPSEKPTRVYLFGTCVVDLFYPEAGMDAIHLLEREGIRVEYPQGQSCCGQPAYTSGYTDQARTVARSQLALFAGDYPVVVPSGSCAGMLREHYADLFKDEPETLKQVQALAARTYELAEFLLFVCKVRLKDSGEPVKVALHTSCSARREMNTHLHGRELLAQLGNVERVDHSHESECCGFGGTFSVRMPDISGAMVADKTRSLKESGAHKVLSADCGCLMNINGSLEKQKEALRGQHLATFLWQRTGGGQ, via the coding sequence ATGAGCGAGCTTTTTTACAACGCCGTGCCGAACGCGACCCGCGTCGCCCCGCCACTGCCCGAGCCTCGGCAATACCCCAGCGAAAAGCCGACTCGGGTCTACCTGTTCGGGACCTGCGTGGTGGATTTGTTCTACCCGGAAGCCGGGATGGATGCGATTCACCTGCTGGAACGCGAAGGCATTCGTGTCGAATACCCGCAGGGGCAAAGCTGTTGCGGGCAACCGGCCTACACCTCCGGTTACACCGACCAGGCCCGGACCGTTGCACGCTCGCAATTGGCGCTGTTCGCTGGCGACTATCCAGTGGTGGTGCCGTCGGGATCGTGTGCCGGCATGTTGCGCGAACACTACGCCGACTTGTTCAAGGATGAGCCGGAAACACTGAAACAGGTTCAGGCGCTGGCCGCCCGGACGTATGAGTTGGCCGAGTTCCTGTTGTTCGTCTGCAAGGTGCGCCTCAAGGACAGCGGCGAACCGGTAAAAGTGGCGTTGCACACCTCGTGCTCGGCACGTCGCGAGATGAACACCCACCTGCACGGCCGCGAGTTGTTGGCGCAGTTGGGCAATGTGGAGCGCGTCGACCATAGCCATGAAAGTGAATGCTGTGGCTTTGGTGGGACATTCAGCGTCCGTATGCCAGACATTTCCGGCGCAATGGTGGCTGACAAGACCCGGTCGTTGAAGGAATCCGGCGCGCACAAGGTACTCAGTGCCGACTGCGGTTGCCTGATGAACATCAACGGCTCGCTGGAGAAACAGAAGGAAGCGTTGCGCGGTCAGCATCTGGCCACTTTCCTCTGGCAGCGAACCGGAGGCGGCCAATGA
- a CDS encoding lactate permease LctP family transporter → MQTWQQLYTPLGSLGFSALAAVIPIVFFFLALAVFRLKGHVAGSITLALSIAVAIFAFQMPVDMAFAAAGYGFAYGLWPIAWIIVAAVFLYKLTVKSGQFEVIRSSVLSITDDQRLQVLLIGFCFGAFLEGAAGFGAPVAITAALLVGLGFNPLYAAGLCLIANTAPVAFGALGIPIIVAGQVTGIDAFKIGAMTGRQLPLLSLFVPFWLVFMMDGLRGVRETWPAALVAGLSFAITQYFTSNFIGPELPDITSALASLISLTLFLKVWQPKRAAGQHIAGAVSASVVTASAGGFGQPRTTVASPYSLGEIFKAWSPFLILTVLVTIWTLKPFKAMFAAGGSMYSWVFNFAIPHLDQMVIKVAPIVTAPTAIPAVFKLDPISATGTAIFFSALISMLVLKINFKTGLTTLKETFYELRWPILSIGMVLAFAFVTNYSGMSSTMALVLAGTGAAFPFFSPFLGWLGVFLTGSDTSSNALFSSLQATTAHQIGVSDTLLVAANTSGGVTGKMISPQSIAVACAATGLVGKESDLFRFTLKHSLFFATIVGLITLAQAYWFTGMLVH, encoded by the coding sequence ATGCAAACCTGGCAACAGCTCTATACCCCGCTTGGCAGCCTCGGCTTTTCCGCGCTCGCCGCCGTCATTCCCATCGTGTTTTTCTTTCTGGCGCTGGCCGTGTTCCGGCTCAAAGGGCATGTGGCCGGCAGCATCACGCTGGCCTTGTCCATTGCGGTCGCCATCTTCGCTTTCCAGATGCCGGTCGACATGGCATTCGCCGCCGCCGGGTATGGCTTCGCTTACGGTCTTTGGCCGATTGCGTGGATCATCGTGGCCGCTGTATTCCTCTACAAACTGACGGTCAAGAGTGGTCAGTTCGAGGTGATTCGCAGCTCCGTCCTGTCGATCACCGACGACCAGCGCTTGCAGGTGCTGCTGATCGGTTTCTGCTTCGGTGCGTTCCTTGAAGGTGCAGCCGGTTTCGGCGCACCGGTAGCGATTACAGCCGCACTGCTTGTAGGACTGGGATTCAATCCGTTGTACGCCGCGGGCTTGTGCCTGATCGCCAACACCGCGCCGGTGGCGTTCGGTGCCTTGGGGATTCCAATTATCGTCGCCGGGCAAGTGACCGGTATCGATGCATTCAAGATCGGCGCCATGACCGGCCGCCAACTGCCGCTGCTGTCGCTGTTCGTACCGTTCTGGCTGGTGTTCATGATGGATGGCCTGCGCGGCGTGCGGGAAACCTGGCCGGCAGCGCTGGTCGCTGGCTTGAGCTTTGCCATCACCCAATATTTCACCTCGAACTTCATCGGTCCTGAGTTGCCGGACATCACCTCGGCCCTGGCCAGCCTGATCTCCCTGACGCTGTTCCTGAAAGTCTGGCAGCCAAAACGCGCTGCAGGCCAACACATCGCGGGGGCGGTCTCGGCCTCCGTTGTGACTGCCAGCGCCGGTGGTTTCGGCCAGCCGCGCACAACCGTGGCTTCGCCTTACAGCCTTGGTGAAATCTTCAAAGCGTGGTCGCCGTTCCTGATCCTCACCGTACTGGTCACCATCTGGACCCTGAAACCGTTCAAGGCAATGTTTGCCGCTGGCGGCTCGATGTACAGCTGGGTGTTCAACTTCGCGATCCCGCACCTGGATCAAATGGTGATCAAAGTCGCACCGATCGTGACCGCGCCAACCGCCATTCCGGCCGTGTTCAAACTCGATCCGATTTCCGCGACCGGCACGGCGATTTTCTTCTCCGCGCTGATCTCGATGCTGGTACTGAAGATCAACTTCAAAACTGGTCTGACCACTTTGAAAGAAACCTTCTACGAGCTGCGTTGGCCGATTCTGTCCATCGGCATGGTGCTGGCGTTTGCCTTCGTCACCAACTACTCGGGCATGTCCTCGACCATGGCCCTGGTACTGGCAGGTACCGGCGCAGCGTTCCCATTCTTCTCGCCGTTCCTCGGCTGGCTGGGTGTGTTCCTCACAGGTTCCGATACCTCTTCCAACGCGCTGTTCAGCTCGTTGCAGGCGACTACCGCACACCAGATCGGCGTCAGCGACACCTTGCTGGTCGCGGCGAACACCAGCGGCGGCGTAACCGGCAAGATGATCTCGCCACAATCGATCGCCGTGGCCTGCGCCGCGACCGGACTGGTGGGCAAGGAGTCGGATCTGTTCCGCTTCACCCTCAAGCACAGCCTGTTCTTTGCAACGATCGTCGGCTTGATCACCCTGGCTCAGGCCTACTGGTTCACCGGCATGCTGGTGCACTAA